From Panthera uncia isolate 11264 chromosome E1, Puncia_PCG_1.0, whole genome shotgun sequence, one genomic window encodes:
- the BECN1 gene encoding beclin-1 isoform X2: protein MEGSKTSSSTMQVSFVCQRCSQPLKLDTSFKILDRVTIQELTAPLLATAQVKPGETQEEEANSGEEPFIETRQDGVSRRFIPPARMMSTESANSFTLIGEASDGGTMENLSRRLKVTGDLFDIMSGQTDVDHPLCEECTDTLLDQLDTQLNVTENECQNYKRCLEILEQMNEDDSGQLQMELKELALEEERLIQELEDVEKNRKIVAENLEKVQAEAERLDQEEAQYQREYSEFKRQQLELDDELKSVENQMRYAQMQLDKLKKTNVFNATFHIWHSGQFGTINNFRLGRLPSVPVEWNEINAAWGQTVLLLHALANKMGLKFQRYRLVPYGNHSYLESLTDKSKELPLYCSGGLRFFWDNKFDHAMVAFLDCVQQFKEEVEKGETRFCLPYRMDVEKGKIEDTGGSGGSYSIKTQFNSEEQWTKALKFMLTNLKWGLAWVSSQFYNK, encoded by the exons CTCCATTACTTGCCACAGCCCAGGTGAAACCAGGAGAGACCCAAGAGGAAGAGGCTAACTCAGGAGAA GAGCCATTTATTGAAACTCGCCAGGATGGTGTCTCTCGCAGATTCATCCCCCCAGCCAG GATGATGTCCACAGAAAGTGCCAACAGCTTCACTCTGATCGGGGAGGCATCTGATGGCGGCACCATGGAGAACCTCAGCCGAAGACTGAAG GTCACTGGGGACCTTTTTGACATCATGTCAGGCCAGACAGATGTGGATCACCCACTGTGTGAGGAATGCACAGATACCCTTTTAGACCAGCTGGACACTCAGCTCAACGTCACTGAAAATGAGTGTCAGAACTACAA ACGCTGTTTAGAGATCTTAGAGCAAATGAATGAGGATGACAGTGGACAGCTACAGATGGAGCTGAAGGAGCTGGCGTTAGAGGAGGAGAGGCTGATCCAGGAGCTGGAAGACGTGGAAAAGAACCGCAAGATAGTGGCAGAAAATCTCGAGAAGGTCCAGGCTGAGGCTGAGAGACTGGATCAGGAGGAAGCTCA GTATCAGAGGGAATACAGTGAATTTAAGCGACAGCAGCTGGAGCTGGACGATGAGCTGAAGAGTGTGGAAAACCAGATGCGTTACGCCCAGATGCAGCTGGACAAGCTGAAGAAAACCAACGTCTTTAATGCAACCTTCCACATCTG GCACAGTGGACAGTTTGGCACAATCAATAACTTCCGACTGGGTCGCCTGCCCAGTGTTCCTGTGGAATGGAATGAGATCAATGCTGCGTGGGGCCAAACAGTGCTGCTACTCCATGCCCTGGCCAATAAGATGGGTCTGAAATTCCAGAG GTATCGACTTGTTCCCTACGGAAACCATTCATATCTGGAGTCTCTGACAGACAAATCTAAG GAGCTGCCATTATATTGTTCTGGGGGGTTGCGGTTTTTCTGGGACAACAAGTTTGACCATGCCATGGTGGCTTTCCTGGACTGTGTGCAGCAGTTCAAAGAAGAGGTTGAGAAAGGCGAGACACGTTTTTGTCTTCCTTACAG gatggatgtggagaaaggcaAGATTGAAGACACAGGAGGCAGTGGCGGCTCCTATTCCATCAAAACCCAGTTTAACTCCGAGGAACAGTGGACAAAAGCTCTCAAGTTCATGCTGACGAATCTTAAGTGGGGTCTTGCTTGGGTATCCTCACAGTTTTAtaacaaatga
- the BECN1 gene encoding beclin-1 isoform X1, whose product MEGSKTSSSTMQVSFVCQRCSQPLKLDTSFKILDRVTIQELTAPLLATAQVKPGETQEEEANSGEEPFIETRQDGVSRRFIPPASPSRPTFVLSAPVEDQHGLPLGERMMSTESANSFTLIGEASDGGTMENLSRRLKVTGDLFDIMSGQTDVDHPLCEECTDTLLDQLDTQLNVTENECQNYKRCLEILEQMNEDDSGQLQMELKELALEEERLIQELEDVEKNRKIVAENLEKVQAEAERLDQEEAQYQREYSEFKRQQLELDDELKSVENQMRYAQMQLDKLKKTNVFNATFHIWHSGQFGTINNFRLGRLPSVPVEWNEINAAWGQTVLLLHALANKMGLKFQRYRLVPYGNHSYLESLTDKSKELPLYCSGGLRFFWDNKFDHAMVAFLDCVQQFKEEVEKGETRFCLPYRMDVEKGKIEDTGGSGGSYSIKTQFNSEEQWTKALKFMLTNLKWGLAWVSSQFYNK is encoded by the exons CTCCATTACTTGCCACAGCCCAGGTGAAACCAGGAGAGACCCAAGAGGAAGAGGCTAACTCAGGAGAA GAGCCATTTATTGAAACTCGCCAGGATGGTGTCTCTCGCAGATTCATCCCCCCAGCCAG TCCATCCAGGCCAACCTTCGTGCTGAGTGCCCCTGTGGAAGACCAGCATGGCCTTCCCTTGGGAGAGAG GATGATGTCCACAGAAAGTGCCAACAGCTTCACTCTGATCGGGGAGGCATCTGATGGCGGCACCATGGAGAACCTCAGCCGAAGACTGAAG GTCACTGGGGACCTTTTTGACATCATGTCAGGCCAGACAGATGTGGATCACCCACTGTGTGAGGAATGCACAGATACCCTTTTAGACCAGCTGGACACTCAGCTCAACGTCACTGAAAATGAGTGTCAGAACTACAA ACGCTGTTTAGAGATCTTAGAGCAAATGAATGAGGATGACAGTGGACAGCTACAGATGGAGCTGAAGGAGCTGGCGTTAGAGGAGGAGAGGCTGATCCAGGAGCTGGAAGACGTGGAAAAGAACCGCAAGATAGTGGCAGAAAATCTCGAGAAGGTCCAGGCTGAGGCTGAGAGACTGGATCAGGAGGAAGCTCA GTATCAGAGGGAATACAGTGAATTTAAGCGACAGCAGCTGGAGCTGGACGATGAGCTGAAGAGTGTGGAAAACCAGATGCGTTACGCCCAGATGCAGCTGGACAAGCTGAAGAAAACCAACGTCTTTAATGCAACCTTCCACATCTG GCACAGTGGACAGTTTGGCACAATCAATAACTTCCGACTGGGTCGCCTGCCCAGTGTTCCTGTGGAATGGAATGAGATCAATGCTGCGTGGGGCCAAACAGTGCTGCTACTCCATGCCCTGGCCAATAAGATGGGTCTGAAATTCCAGAG GTATCGACTTGTTCCCTACGGAAACCATTCATATCTGGAGTCTCTGACAGACAAATCTAAG GAGCTGCCATTATATTGTTCTGGGGGGTTGCGGTTTTTCTGGGACAACAAGTTTGACCATGCCATGGTGGCTTTCCTGGACTGTGTGCAGCAGTTCAAAGAAGAGGTTGAGAAAGGCGAGACACGTTTTTGTCTTCCTTACAG gatggatgtggagaaaggcaAGATTGAAGACACAGGAGGCAGTGGCGGCTCCTATTCCATCAAAACCCAGTTTAACTCCGAGGAACAGTGGACAAAAGCTCTCAAGTTCATGCTGACGAATCTTAAGTGGGGTCTTGCTTGGGTATCCTCACAGTTTTAtaacaaatga